The following proteins come from a genomic window of Leptolyngbya iicbica LK:
- a CDS encoding Gfo/Idh/MocA family protein — translation MSLSMNGANTEVPATPSHPIRVGVIGVGNMGQHHTRVLSRLKNVELVGVSDVNIELGLDTASKYRVRFFEDYHSLLDLVDAVCVAVPTRLHHSVGMSCLRAGVHVLIEKPIAANIVEAESLVNAAAESNCILQVGHIERFNPAFKELHNVLRTEEVLALEARRMSPYSDRANDVSVVLDLMIHDIDLLLELAGAPVAKLSASGSRSANSGYLDYVTATLGFANGVVATLTASKVTHRKIRSIAAHCRNSLTEADFLNNEILIHRQTTANTMTSYGQVLYRQDGLIEKVYTSNTEPLHAELEHFVNCVRGGEKPSVGGEQALKALRLASLIEQMALDGTAWHGEDLAATGIESTAIAV, via the coding sequence ATGAGTCTATCTATGAATGGTGCAAATACTGAAGTCCCAGCGACGCCGTCCCACCCGATTCGGGTTGGGGTCATTGGGGTTGGCAACATGGGGCAACACCATACCCGAGTTCTGAGTCGCCTCAAAAACGTAGAACTGGTGGGAGTCTCTGATGTCAACATTGAGCTCGGACTCGACACCGCAAGCAAGTACCGGGTGCGCTTTTTTGAGGACTATCACAGCCTGCTTGACTTAGTTGATGCTGTTTGTGTCGCGGTGCCCACGCGGCTGCATCACTCTGTGGGCATGAGCTGCTTGCGCGCTGGCGTGCACGTTTTGATTGAAAAACCCATTGCCGCCAACATTGTGGAAGCTGAATCGTTGGTCAACGCCGCGGCTGAGTCCAACTGCATTTTGCAAGTGGGGCACATTGAGCGCTTCAACCCTGCTTTCAAAGAATTGCATAACGTTTTGCGCACTGAGGAAGTCTTGGCGCTGGAAGCCCGGCGGATGAGTCCCTATTCCGATCGCGCCAACGATGTTTCTGTCGTGCTGGATTTGATGATTCACGACATCGACTTGTTGCTGGAACTGGCGGGTGCCCCCGTGGCAAAACTCTCCGCCAGCGGTAGCCGTTCAGCTAACTCCGGCTATCTCGATTACGTGACGGCTACCCTGGGATTCGCCAATGGCGTGGTGGCGACGTTGACCGCCAGCAAAGTCACCCATCGCAAAATTCGCAGCATTGCCGCCCACTGTCGCAATTCTCTGACCGAAGCCGACTTTCTCAACAATGAAATTCTGATTCACCGTCAGACTACGGCCAACACCATGACCAGCTACGGTCAAGTGCTCTACCGGCAGGATGGGCTGATTGAAAAGGTCTATACCAGCAATACCGAACCGCTGCACGCTGAGTTGGAGCATTTTGTGAACTGCGTGCGGGGGGGCGAAAAGCCGTCTGTGGGGGGTGAACAAGCCCTCAAAGCGCTGCGCTTGGCTAGCCTAATCGAGCAAATGGCCCTGGATGGCACGGCTTGGCACGGCGAAGACTTGGCGGCTACGGGGATTGAGTCTACCGCGATCGCGGTTTAG
- a CDS encoding CatB-related O-acetyltransferase: MTYGPAPDTRHPITGQTRLVYLKNIVTRPNIVVGDYSYYDDFENPDNFERNVLYHFDFIGDRLIIGKFCSIASDVKFIMNGGNHRTDWFTNYPFPVFGQGWEVAMPTEWPNKGDTVIGHDVWLGYGATLMPGVHIGDGAIVAAQAVVTKSVQPYCVVGGNPAREIRQRFDDATIQALLAVQWWHWDIAKITRNLKAICGNDLAALQRAD; this comes from the coding sequence ATGACTTACGGTCCCGCCCCCGATACCCGTCATCCGATTACTGGGCAAACGCGCTTGGTCTATCTCAAAAATATCGTCACGCGCCCGAATATTGTCGTGGGCGACTATAGCTACTATGACGATTTTGAGAATCCTGATAATTTCGAGCGCAATGTGCTCTATCACTTTGATTTCATTGGTGACAGACTCATCATCGGCAAGTTTTGCTCCATCGCTTCTGATGTCAAGTTCATCATGAACGGGGGGAATCATCGTACTGATTGGTTTACCAACTATCCCTTCCCAGTTTTTGGCCAAGGGTGGGAAGTCGCGATGCCGACCGAGTGGCCAAACAAAGGCGATACCGTAATCGGCCATGACGTGTGGCTGGGCTATGGAGCGACGCTCATGCCGGGAGTACATATTGGCGATGGTGCGATCGTGGCGGCGCAGGCCGTTGTGACAAAATCGGTCCAACCTTACTGCGTCGTTGGGGGCAATCCGGCCCGTGAGATTCGTCAGCGCTTTGATGATGCCACGATTCAAGCTCTGTTAGCGGTGCAGTGGTGGCATTGGGATATCGCTAAAATCACCCGCAACCTCAAAGCAATTTGCGGAAACGATCTGGCCGCTTTGCAAAGGGCTGACTAA
- a CDS encoding gamma-glutamylcyclotransferase family protein, translated as MSVTRLFSETSNEPSFYYFAYGSCMCPVDLKRSLGESTHHYVVGPATLPGYRLGFFRKSERRNCGVLDVIKDPRHTVEGVLYRLPQRFSARLDEREIGYHHEAVTVHCQGQVYENIRTYTVCEKLTQEIAPNDWYFSVVLRGAYTCGLPEPYVWNLFNHMHRLQQTQGMGQLLKSA; from the coding sequence ATGTCAGTGACAAGACTTTTTTCTGAGACTTCTAACGAGCCTAGTTTTTACTACTTTGCCTACGGGTCTTGCATGTGCCCCGTTGATTTGAAGCGATCTCTGGGCGAAAGCACCCATCATTATGTCGTCGGGCCAGCCACCTTACCCGGCTATCGCCTCGGATTCTTTCGCAAATCAGAGCGTCGGAACTGTGGCGTGCTCGATGTGATCAAAGATCCCCGCCATACCGTTGAAGGCGTCCTGTACCGCTTGCCTCAACGCTTTAGTGCGCGGCTGGATGAGCGCGAAATTGGCTATCACCACGAAGCGGTCACGGTGCATTGCCAAGGACAAGTGTACGAAAACATCCGCACCTACACGGTGTGCGAAAAATTGACCCAAGAAATTGCCCCTAACGACTGGTATTTCAGTGTCGTGCTGCGGGGGGCTTATACCTGCGGTCTGCCTGAACCGTACGTCTGGAACCTGTTTAATCACATGCATCGCTTGCAGCAAACCCAAGGCATGGGACAACTGCTGAAGTCGGCATAA
- the cobM gene encoding precorrin-4 C(11)-methyltransferase: protein MPLPLTPPQNAPIATTPLAPGVYFLGAGPGDPDLITVRGQRLLQQADVVVYANSLVPPQMLSWVRADAEKVATANMTLEAIAPLMIERVQAGKSVVRLQSGDPSLYSAIHEQMQILTTAEIPFEVIPGISAFQAAAAKLNAELTIPGLVQSIILTRISGRTQVPDTEELATLAAHQTSLCLYLSARHVAAAQTQLLAHYPADTPVAICFRVGWPDEQIVVGPLSEMAATTQRENLIRTTLYIVSPALRGTVARSRLYNPEHSHLFRPQANR, encoded by the coding sequence ATGCCCCTGCCTCTAACTCCGCCCCAAAATGCCCCGATCGCAACGACCCCGTTGGCACCTGGGGTCTATTTTTTAGGGGCTGGCCCCGGTGATCCAGACCTCATCACCGTGCGGGGACAAAGGCTGCTACAACAGGCCGATGTGGTGGTCTATGCGAATTCGCTGGTGCCGCCGCAGATGTTGAGTTGGGTCAGGGCGGATGCCGAAAAGGTCGCGACAGCCAATATGACGCTAGAGGCGATCGCCCCCCTGATGATTGAACGAGTCCAGGCGGGCAAATCGGTGGTGCGGCTGCAATCGGGTGATCCAAGTTTGTACAGCGCCATTCACGAGCAGATGCAAATCCTGACCACAGCAGAAATTCCGTTTGAAGTCATTCCGGGGATCAGTGCCTTTCAAGCGGCAGCGGCCAAACTCAATGCCGAACTCACCATTCCCGGATTGGTGCAGTCCATTATTTTGACCCGGATTAGTGGTCGCACCCAAGTCCCAGACACCGAAGAACTGGCCACCCTCGCCGCCCATCAGACCAGTCTCTGTCTTTATCTCAGCGCTCGCCATGTGGCCGCCGCCCAAACCCAACTGCTGGCGCACTATCCCGCCGACACACCCGTTGCCATCTGTTTTCGCGTAGGCTGGCCCGACGAGCAAATTGTAGTCGGGCCGCTGTCAGAAATGGCCGCCACAACCCAACGGGAAAACCTCATCCGCACCACGCTGTATATCGTGAGTCCCGCATTACGCGGCACGGTCGCGCGATCGCGCCTCTACAATCCAGAGCACAGTCATCTGTTTCGCCCACAAGCAAACCGCTAA